A portion of the Bacteroides faecium genome contains these proteins:
- a CDS encoding LytR/AlgR family response regulator transcription factor has protein sequence MVLRCAIVDDEPLALSLLESYVNKTPFLQLVGKYSSAVQAMKELPDEEVDLLFLDIQMPELNGLEFSKMVDSRTRIVFTTAFGQYAIDGYRVNALDYLLKPISYVDFLQAANKALQWFELVQKPEEIDSIFVKSDYKLVQVDLKKIMYIEGLKDYIKIYTEDTPKPILSLMSMKAMEELLPSSRFIRVHRSFIVQKDKIRVIDRGRIVFDKTYIPISDSYKLVFQTFLDERS, from the coding sequence ATGGTATTACGTTGTGCAATTGTTGATGATGAGCCTTTAGCTCTCAGCCTGTTAGAAAGTTACGTGAACAAGACTCCGTTCCTGCAACTCGTGGGAAAGTATTCCAGTGCAGTTCAGGCAATGAAGGAGTTGCCCGATGAAGAGGTGGATCTTCTGTTTCTGGACATTCAGATGCCGGAGCTTAACGGACTGGAGTTCTCGAAGATGGTAGACTCCCGCACCCGTATCGTATTTACTACTGCTTTCGGGCAGTATGCTATCGACGGTTATCGCGTCAATGCACTCGATTACCTGCTGAAACCTATCTCATACGTTGATTTCCTGCAAGCGGCAAACAAAGCGCTTCAGTGGTTTGAACTGGTGCAGAAGCCGGAAGAGATAGACAGCATCTTCGTGAAAAGCGACTATAAACTGGTACAGGTAGACCTGAAGAAAATCATGTATATCGAAGGTTTGAAGGATTACATCAAAATCTATACAGAAGATACTCCCAAACCCATCCTGTCGCTTATGAGCATGAAAGCTATGGAAGAGCTTTTGCCTTCCAGCCGTTTCATACGCGTGCATCGTTCTTTCATTGTTCAGAAAGATAAGATACGTGTGATAGACCGTGGTCGTATCGTTTTCGACAAGACATATATTCCCATCAGCGATAGTTACAAGCTAGTTTTCCAGACTTTTCTGGATGAAAGGAGCTAA